In a single window of the Streptomyces sp. HUAS ZL42 genome:
- a CDS encoding VanW family protein, with product MRPRIASVPPLALTGGALTVGLGGLYLAGLLVTGGEIEAGTTVRGVDIGGLSRTEAIRKLDGHLAAAGSRDLAVKVGDRGGTVDPRQAGLTFDAEQTVDRAARTGSDPFSVIGGFFHSGGDIEPVVRLDEGKARTALGKLAKSLDQKVRDGAVTFEDGQVEQVAPHSGYALDVDAAIDTLRTSFLRGAAHTVTALPARETEPRVGAQEVRRAVRDFARPAMSAPVTLTADGRRFTVGQAVVGEYLTMRPDGSGRLIPKLDGRGLRSAPAVARPLAGVTTTAKNAVLRLDGDRVVVTDDARTGVQITDKALSKAVLPLLTEAGAARAGDVAVRRIQPEVTRENAARLGLTEKMSSFTVNFEPAAYRTKNIGRAAQLINGSVVMPDETWSFNRTVGERTEANGFVEGIMIRDDQFTKASGGGVSSVATTVFNAMFFAGVKPVEHGAHSFYIERYPEGREATVAWGSLDLRFTNDSGHAMYIQAESTDTSVTVSFIGTKKYDEIKSVKGPRTNVKPPEQKVSADEKCVPQTPLEGFDVTVERVFHDDGREVKREPFRTHYTPRDEITCEVLQPSESGPPDAR from the coding sequence ATGCGCCCCCGAATAGCCTCCGTACCGCCCCTCGCCCTGACGGGCGGCGCGCTGACCGTCGGCCTCGGCGGTCTGTACCTGGCCGGGCTGCTCGTCACGGGCGGTGAGATCGAAGCGGGTACGACGGTGCGCGGGGTGGACATCGGGGGCCTCAGCCGTACGGAGGCCATCCGCAAGCTGGACGGCCACCTGGCTGCGGCCGGCTCGCGGGATCTGGCCGTGAAGGTCGGTGACCGCGGCGGGACCGTCGACCCGCGGCAGGCCGGACTCACCTTCGATGCCGAGCAGACCGTCGACAGGGCGGCGCGCACAGGCTCCGATCCGTTCAGCGTGATCGGCGGGTTCTTCCACTCAGGGGGTGACATCGAGCCGGTCGTACGCCTCGACGAGGGCAAGGCCCGCACCGCTCTCGGGAAGCTGGCGAAGTCGCTCGACCAGAAGGTCCGCGACGGGGCCGTCACCTTCGAGGACGGCCAGGTCGAGCAGGTCGCTCCACACAGTGGTTACGCCCTGGACGTGGACGCCGCGATCGACACCCTGCGGACCTCCTTCCTGCGTGGCGCGGCGCACACGGTCACGGCCCTGCCCGCCCGCGAGACCGAGCCGAGGGTGGGGGCGCAGGAGGTACGGCGGGCGGTGCGCGACTTCGCTCGGCCGGCCATGTCGGCGCCCGTCACGCTCACCGCGGACGGCAGGCGGTTCACGGTCGGCCAGGCCGTTGTGGGCGAGTACCTGACCATGCGGCCGGACGGCTCCGGCAGGCTGATACCGAAGCTGGACGGCAGGGGCCTGCGCTCCGCCCCCGCGGTGGCACGCCCGCTGGCCGGCGTCACCACCACGGCCAAGAACGCCGTGCTGCGGCTGGACGGCGACCGGGTCGTGGTGACCGACGACGCCCGGACCGGCGTACAGATCACCGACAAGGCGCTGAGCAAGGCCGTGCTGCCGCTGCTCACCGAAGCGGGCGCCGCCCGTGCCGGGGACGTGGCCGTACGACGGATCCAGCCGGAGGTGACCCGCGAGAACGCGGCGCGGCTCGGGCTGACCGAGAAGATGTCCTCCTTCACCGTCAACTTCGAACCGGCCGCGTACCGCACGAAGAACATCGGGCGGGCCGCGCAACTCATCAACGGTTCCGTCGTCATGCCCGACGAGACCTGGAGCTTCAACCGGACCGTGGGCGAGCGCACCGAGGCCAACGGCTTCGTCGAGGGCATCATGATCCGCGACGACCAGTTCACCAAAGCGTCCGGCGGTGGCGTCTCCTCCGTGGCCACGACCGTGTTCAACGCGATGTTCTTCGCCGGGGTCAAGCCCGTGGAGCACGGCGCCCACTCCTTCTACATCGAGCGTTACCCGGAGGGCCGTGAGGCGACGGTCGCCTGGGGCAGCCTCGATCTGAGGTTCACCAACGACTCCGGCCACGCCATGTACATCCAGGCCGAGTCCACCGACACCTCGGTGACCGTCAGCTTCATCGGCACCAAGAAGTACGACGAGATCAAGTCGGTCAAGGGGCCCCGGACCAACGTGAAGCCGCCCGAGCAGAAGGTGAGCGCCGACGAGAAATGTGTGCCGCAGACCCCGCTCGAAGGCTTCGACGTCACCGTCGAGCGGGTCTTCCACGACGACGGCAGGGAAGTGAAGCGGGAGCCGTTCCGCACCCACTACACCCCGCGTGACGAGATCACCTGCGAGGTTCTTCAGCCGTCCGAGAGCGGCCCGCCTGACGCCAGGTAG
- a CDS encoding discoidin domain-containing protein — MSSYGFGRRQFLTAAIGVAAAWTQVSGNAAAATSSRNSVQVWLTDISAKKWLVGQSDLLFRTKETDNPLTIKIDGSVKYQKVQGFGAAMTDSSAWLINKLSTADRTKLMQKLYDPSKGIGLSLIRSPMGATDFNASGNYSYDDMPSGKTDPTLSNFSVKHDETYIIPALRQALSLNPSLKIMANPWSPPGWMKTSDSMIGGTLKSEYTSALADYFVKFVMAYEKAGVPISYISPQNEPMGTPSWPGMFLSAYQESQLIQEIGQAFAANRISTKILAWDHNWDVPSYPETIFSDPAASQYTAGTGWHIYSGNPTYQSLVHNDYPSKETYITEASGGVWQGNDQTAFHDALGTWIIKGVRNWANGVMLWNTALDQDRGPLNSDTNGIPMCRGLVTINPASGQVSYNVDYYALAHASRFVKPGAHRIYSNTLGEGSIENVAFQNPDGSKVLIAYNSGSAAKTFSVADGSQSFDYTLNAGDAVTFTYSGPRGSGGTPAATNVPDPTHDFTFTSPSGPITVTYDPALLPHQNAVRTGNKLLTYSLPMGASVRTPGTALSRSRWTATASASPDWGAAANAIDGDINTRWNLGHGTTSGDWFQIDLGSATSFNKIVFATGESNSFDYVTKYQIYVSDDGVDWGSAIAHGSGNIGRISVTLPTRTARYIRIVSAAASGFWWSIGEINVYGASMGTGSGSIAAPAAVPKGLQLKTWTSSEGSEVTVVFNGTATSKSFPVSADGSYAYTLPSGTSAMFTTQKLSSLPAPVFSSLEPKQGIPRSRFTISGSGFGDTQGLGTVRFGSVYAAIVGWSDASISAYVPSGLSVGTYKVSVNGASGADAGGSSFDVIDLGPALPRTGWTAKASDTSPYNDGPGNMLDGNSDTRYSSGTGQYDGLWIQVDMGQPQTFGKILLDSGSNIGDYARSADVYVSTDGTDWTMVSSITDGQRVELVSFPTQTARYIKVVNTADVASNWWSIAELTVYS; from the coding sequence ATGAGCTCGTACGGTTTTGGACGACGTCAGTTCCTCACCGCCGCCATCGGCGTCGCCGCCGCCTGGACCCAGGTTTCCGGCAACGCTGCGGCCGCCACCTCGTCACGCAATTCCGTGCAGGTCTGGCTTACCGACATATCGGCCAAGAAATGGCTCGTCGGCCAGAGCGATCTGCTGTTCCGGACGAAGGAAACGGACAACCCGCTCACCATCAAGATCGACGGCAGCGTCAAGTACCAGAAGGTCCAGGGCTTCGGGGCGGCCATGACCGACTCTTCCGCCTGGCTCATCAACAAGCTGTCCACCGCTGATCGAACGAAGCTGATGCAGAAGCTGTACGACCCCTCGAAGGGCATCGGCCTCAGCCTGATCCGCTCTCCCATGGGCGCCACGGACTTCAACGCGTCCGGAAACTACTCCTACGACGACATGCCCTCGGGAAAGACGGACCCGACGCTGTCCAACTTCTCCGTCAAGCATGACGAGACGTACATCATTCCGGCGTTGCGACAGGCGCTCTCACTCAACCCGTCCCTCAAGATCATGGCCAACCCATGGAGCCCGCCAGGTTGGATGAAGACCTCGGACTCCATGATAGGCGGCACGCTCAAGAGCGAGTACACCTCCGCACTGGCCGACTACTTCGTGAAGTTCGTCATGGCCTACGAAAAGGCCGGCGTGCCCATCTCCTACATCTCGCCGCAGAACGAGCCCATGGGCACTCCCAGTTGGCCCGGCATGTTCCTGTCCGCCTACCAGGAATCCCAGTTGATTCAGGAGATCGGCCAGGCGTTTGCGGCCAACCGAATCTCCACGAAGATTCTGGCCTGGGACCACAACTGGGATGTGCCCTCCTATCCCGAGACGATCTTCAGTGATCCCGCCGCCTCCCAGTACACGGCCGGCACTGGATGGCACATCTACAGCGGCAACCCGACTTACCAGTCTCTGGTCCACAACGACTATCCGAGCAAGGAAACCTACATCACCGAGGCCAGCGGCGGTGTTTGGCAGGGCAACGACCAGACAGCGTTCCATGACGCACTCGGCACCTGGATCATCAAGGGCGTGCGCAACTGGGCGAACGGGGTGATGCTGTGGAACACCGCACTCGACCAGGACAGAGGTCCACTCAACAGCGACACCAATGGCATACCCATGTGCCGGGGACTGGTCACGATCAATCCGGCCAGCGGACAAGTGTCCTACAACGTGGACTACTACGCACTCGCTCACGCCAGCAGGTTTGTGAAGCCTGGAGCGCACCGCATCTACTCGAACACCCTCGGGGAAGGAAGCATAGAGAACGTCGCGTTCCAGAACCCGGACGGATCGAAGGTCCTGATCGCGTACAACTCGGGGAGCGCCGCCAAGACCTTCAGCGTTGCGGACGGATCGCAGTCCTTCGACTACACCTTGAACGCCGGCGACGCCGTCACGTTCACGTATTCGGGACCCAGGGGGAGCGGCGGTACCCCCGCGGCGACCAATGTCCCGGATCCGACCCATGACTTCACGTTCACGTCGCCGTCCGGTCCGATCACGGTCACGTACGACCCGGCACTGCTCCCTCACCAGAATGCCGTCCGTACCGGAAACAAGCTGCTCACGTACTCCCTTCCGATGGGAGCCTCCGTCCGGACGCCCGGAACGGCACTGAGCCGTAGTCGGTGGACCGCCACCGCATCGGCGAGTCCTGACTGGGGCGCCGCCGCGAACGCGATCGACGGCGACATCAACACACGGTGGAATCTCGGGCACGGGACGACGAGCGGCGACTGGTTCCAGATCGACCTCGGGAGTGCAACGAGCTTCAACAAGATCGTCTTCGCCACCGGCGAAAGCAACTCCTTCGACTACGTCACCAAATACCAGATATACGTCTCGGACGACGGGGTCGACTGGGGCAGCGCGATCGCACACGGCAGCGGGAACATAGGAAGGATATCCGTCACGTTGCCGACCCGGACGGCACGGTACATTCGCATCGTCAGTGCCGCGGCTTCCGGTTTCTGGTGGAGCATCGGCGAAATCAACGTATACGGGGCTTCGATGGGGACCGGTTCGGGTTCGATCGCAGCTCCGGCAGCGGTGCCCAAGGGCCTCCAGTTGAAGACCTGGACCAGCTCGGAAGGGTCGGAGGTCACCGTAGTATTCAATGGGACCGCCACCAGTAAGAGTTTCCCGGTGTCCGCCGACGGCTCGTACGCCTATACGCTCCCGAGCGGGACTTCGGCGATGTTCACCACCCAGAAGCTGTCGAGCCTCCCCGCACCGGTCTTCAGCAGTCTGGAGCCGAAGCAAGGCATACCGCGCTCCAGGTTCACGATCAGCGGATCCGGTTTCGGTGACACGCAGGGACTGGGCACGGTTCGTTTCGGATCGGTTTATGCCGCAATAGTCGGCTGGTCGGACGCGAGCATCAGTGCCTACGTTCCGAGCGGCCTTTCGGTGGGGACGTACAAGGTCTCGGTGAACGGAGCCAGTGGAGCGGACGCAGGTGGATCCTCGTTCGACGTCATAGATCTGGGTCCTGCGCTGCCGCGGACGGGTTGGACCGCAAAGGCTTCGGACACAAGCCCGTACAACGATGGGCCCGGCAACATGCTGGACGGTAATTCCGACACTCGGTACAGCTCCGGAACAGGCCAGTACGATGGCCTTTGGATCCAAGTGGACATGGGGCAGCCGCAGACGTTCGGCAAGATTTTGCTGGATTCCGGCAGCAATATCGGCGACTATGCGCGAAGCGCGGACGTGTACGTGTCCACGGACGGAACCGACTGGACCATGGTTTCTTCCATAACCGACGGCCAACGAGTCGAACTCGTATCCTTCCCGACGCAGACGGCTCGCTACATCAAGGTCGTCAACACCGCCGATGTAGCGAGCAACTGGTGGTCAATCGCAGAATTGACCGTCTACAGCTGA
- a CDS encoding 2OG-Fe dioxygenase family protein, which translates to MSTDTREELRNLGYSLLTRDQFPLDPELHRFEEELAGEWNDLEVDKYLKNGSRFRERRYDRFYFLPRSGLIRLRPHRPYYQSDGVNEYAGGIERDVAPLSRATLHNPLLTRLIRLDFARFPVQPQWLDDPWDVQCHQFRIISTPDEVGEPTPEGPHRDEVDFGAIHLMNRLNVTGGESQVYSESKELITEFCLTSRMDTMFWADQKVLHAVRPITAAQAGATALRDVLILGYKRSPGLRECE; encoded by the coding sequence GTGTCGACCGACACCCGGGAAGAACTGCGGAACCTCGGCTACTCACTGCTGACGCGCGATCAGTTTCCACTCGATCCGGAGCTTCACCGTTTCGAGGAGGAACTGGCGGGCGAATGGAACGACCTGGAAGTCGACAAGTATCTGAAGAACGGATCACGATTCCGCGAGCGTCGCTACGACCGTTTCTACTTTCTGCCGCGCAGCGGACTGATCCGGCTCCGTCCGCACCGGCCCTACTACCAGTCGGACGGCGTCAACGAGTACGCCGGCGGCATCGAACGCGACGTCGCCCCGCTCAGCCGGGCGACACTGCACAACCCCCTGCTGACCAGGCTGATCCGCCTGGACTTCGCCAGGTTCCCGGTCCAGCCGCAGTGGCTGGACGACCCCTGGGACGTGCAGTGTCACCAGTTCCGGATCATCAGCACCCCGGACGAAGTCGGCGAGCCCACGCCGGAGGGCCCGCATCGCGACGAGGTCGACTTCGGTGCGATTCACCTGATGAACCGGCTCAATGTCACGGGCGGCGAATCCCAGGTCTACAGCGAGTCCAAGGAACTCATCACCGAGTTCTGTCTGACCTCGCGGATGGACACGATGTTCTGGGCCGACCAGAAGGTTCTGCACGCCGTACGTCCCATCACGGCCGCCCAGGCGGGCGCCACGGCCCTGCGCGACGTGCTGATCCTGGGCTACAAGCGTTCTCCGGGACTGCGGGAGTGCGAGTAG
- a CDS encoding endo alpha-1,4 polygalactosaminidase has product MSLSPGGSGSIGGYELIDRLGSGGMGVVYLGRSASGRQVAVKVVHAQYAQDQEFRTRFKQEVAAARRVSGAFTAPVVDADPDAEQPWMATLYVPGRTLSDIVAEDGPLRGPELRVLALGLVEALRDIHRAGVVHRDLKPSNVLMAEDGPRVIDFGVSHAVDNQALTVTGRLIGTPPFMSPEQFAAPREVTAASDVFSLGSLLVYAATGNRPFDADSPYMTGYQVMYEAPALDGVAEPLRSIAERCLAKDPASRPELAELHRMLRALPDSVAPVAPGVTGTAGRQVSFRAPRSTKPGHRRGEGANGQEPNRSRTSRRRILISLAATLAVAGLSVTAVKMGSHQDSASQSPTASASASVSSSSSSSAPASAPAPAAASASSSTAEVTLPPKHVRWDYQIGGAYTPPAGVQVVSRSYEDAPAPGVYNICNLNAFQAQEDAEGDWDSDLLLRDANGDVVYDRDWNEAVLDISTDAKRQRIAAQVNSWIDECAAKGYKAVEPDNYDTFTRFPAYLDADQAKAFMKLLSAHAHKKGLAIAQKNTLELMPYRASVGLDFAVVEECGQWDECGEFAEAFDDNVLVVEYTAKGLSKACSGFSSTLSIVRRDQALVPKGTSGYFRQTC; this is encoded by the coding sequence ATGTCCCTGAGCCCCGGAGGTTCGGGTTCCATAGGCGGCTACGAGCTGATCGACCGGCTGGGCAGTGGCGGCATGGGCGTCGTCTACCTGGGACGGTCGGCCTCGGGACGGCAGGTCGCGGTCAAGGTCGTGCACGCGCAGTACGCGCAGGACCAGGAGTTCCGGACGCGCTTCAAGCAGGAGGTCGCGGCGGCCCGCCGGGTGAGCGGGGCATTCACGGCCCCGGTGGTGGACGCCGATCCGGACGCCGAACAGCCGTGGATGGCGACGCTGTATGTGCCGGGCCGCACACTGTCGGACATCGTTGCCGAGGACGGCCCGCTGCGCGGACCCGAGTTGCGCGTGCTCGCGCTGGGCCTTGTCGAGGCGCTGCGGGACATTCACCGGGCGGGTGTGGTGCACCGTGATCTGAAGCCGAGCAACGTCCTGATGGCCGAGGACGGACCCCGCGTCATCGACTTCGGCGTCTCGCACGCCGTCGACAACCAGGCGCTCACCGTGACCGGGCGATTGATCGGCACCCCGCCCTTCATGTCGCCGGAGCAGTTCGCCGCGCCGCGGGAGGTCACCGCGGCCTCCGACGTTTTCTCGCTGGGGTCGTTGCTGGTGTACGCGGCCACCGGCAACCGCCCCTTCGACGCCGACAGTCCGTATATGACGGGCTATCAGGTGATGTACGAGGCACCGGCCCTGGACGGAGTCGCCGAACCGCTCCGGAGCATTGCCGAACGCTGCCTGGCCAAGGACCCGGCCTCCCGGCCCGAACTCGCCGAACTGCACCGTATGCTCCGGGCGCTGCCGGATTCCGTCGCGCCGGTCGCTCCGGGAGTGACCGGCACGGCCGGCCGCCAGGTTTCCTTTCGCGCGCCGCGTTCCACCAAGCCCGGCCACCGCAGAGGGGAAGGGGCGAACGGACAGGAGCCGAACCGGTCACGGACGTCGAGGCGGCGCATCCTCATCAGTCTCGCCGCGACTCTGGCCGTCGCCGGGCTCAGCGTCACGGCAGTGAAAATGGGGTCGCACCAGGACAGCGCTTCCCAGTCGCCCACCGCTTCCGCTTCTGCGTCCGTTTCCTCGTCCTCGTCCTCGTCGGCACCCGCGTCCGCGCCGGCCCCTGCGGCCGCTTCCGCTTCCTCGTCCACCGCCGAGGTGACGTTGCCGCCGAAACACGTGCGGTGGGACTACCAGATCGGCGGCGCGTACACCCCGCCGGCCGGTGTGCAGGTGGTCAGTCGCAGCTACGAGGACGCGCCCGCGCCGGGTGTGTACAACATCTGCAATCTCAACGCCTTCCAGGCACAGGAGGACGCGGAGGGCGACTGGGACTCCGACCTGCTGCTGCGCGACGCCAACGGGGATGTCGTCTACGACAGGGACTGGAACGAGGCGGTCCTGGACATCAGCACGGACGCCAAGCGGCAGCGCATCGCCGCCCAGGTGAACAGCTGGATCGACGAGTGCGCGGCCAAGGGGTACAAGGCCGTCGAGCCCGACAACTACGACACCTTCACCCGCTTCCCGGCGTACCTGGACGCCGACCAGGCCAAGGCGTTCATGAAGCTGCTCTCGGCGCACGCCCACAAGAAAGGCCTGGCCATCGCCCAGAAGAACACCCTTGAGCTCATGCCCTACCGTGCGTCCGTGGGCCTGGACTTCGCCGTGGTGGAGGAGTGCGGCCAGTGGGACGAGTGCGGCGAGTTCGCCGAGGCGTTCGACGACAACGTGCTCGTGGTCGAGTACACGGCGAAGGGCCTGTCGAAAGCCTGCTCCGGCTTTAGCAGCACGCTGAGCATTGTCCGCCGTGACCAGGCGCTCGTGCCCAAGGGGACGAGCGGCTACTTCCGCCAGACCTGCTGA
- a CDS encoding acyl carrier protein, giving the protein MSEDEELPLEDSYFELGLTSLALTDVKQRLEALLGQGISSTVMFNRPTVEQLMDYLTGEVLVELFDSRAAAG; this is encoded by the coding sequence ATGAGCGAGGACGAAGAGCTGCCGTTGGAGGACAGTTACTTCGAACTGGGTCTGACATCCCTGGCTCTCACCGATGTGAAGCAGCGCCTCGAGGCGCTCCTCGGCCAGGGCATCAGCAGCACCGTGATGTTCAACCGGCCGACCGTCGAGCAGTTGATGGACTACCTGACCGGCGAGGTCCTGGTGGAACTGTTCGACTCGCGGGCCGCGGCCGGGTAG
- a CDS encoding cytochrome P450, whose protein sequence is MAAVPITDIDMFATSDQRTRYEQYRHLRELGAVVRLREPDVYAVTRYDEVKAALADHGAFISGEGVGFNPDVNQIMRGVTLVSDPPEHDVLRSVVGAGLRPRAVRDRSEEIAQKARDLVADVVTRGEIDGVTELAQAMPMLVIPDYLGLPDRNREHLYEWGQVGNDLLGPVTERTPHNMEMTLRLFQFAGELAQNRELAPGSPGATMLEAADQGVIPKEKCPLLLVDFIGPSLETTAAAIGHLLAVFAERPDQWAALRAEPGLVASTINEVLRYESPVRGLTRIAARDTELAGVTIPQGARVWALFASANRDERKWERADEFDFRRNPVDHLGFGYGPHSCVGQGVARLELHALIHALLESVERIEFTGDPVIAENTILNTHAEIPVRLVARKAA, encoded by the coding sequence GTGGCCGCCGTACCCATCACCGACATCGACATGTTCGCGACCTCGGACCAGCGCACTCGCTACGAGCAGTATCGGCACCTGCGCGAGCTGGGCGCCGTCGTCCGGCTGCGTGAACCGGACGTGTACGCGGTCACGCGTTACGACGAGGTGAAAGCCGCCCTGGCCGATCACGGCGCCTTCATCTCCGGCGAGGGCGTGGGATTCAACCCCGACGTCAACCAGATCATGCGGGGCGTCACTCTCGTCAGCGACCCGCCGGAGCACGACGTGCTGCGCTCCGTCGTCGGGGCGGGACTGCGGCCCCGCGCCGTGCGCGATCGCAGTGAGGAGATCGCCCAGAAGGCGCGGGACCTCGTCGCCGACGTCGTCACCAGGGGCGAGATCGACGGCGTCACCGAGCTGGCCCAGGCGATGCCGATGCTGGTCATACCCGACTACCTGGGACTGCCCGACCGCAACCGCGAGCACCTCTACGAGTGGGGGCAGGTGGGCAACGACCTGCTGGGCCCGGTCACGGAACGCACGCCGCACAACATGGAGATGACGCTGCGCCTGTTCCAGTTCGCGGGCGAGCTCGCGCAGAACAGGGAACTCGCGCCTGGAAGCCCCGGAGCCACCATGCTCGAGGCAGCCGATCAGGGTGTCATCCCCAAGGAGAAATGCCCGCTCCTCCTCGTCGACTTCATCGGCCCCTCGCTGGAGACCACGGCCGCGGCGATCGGCCATCTGCTCGCCGTCTTCGCCGAACGCCCGGACCAATGGGCCGCGCTTCGCGCCGAGCCCGGCCTCGTGGCTTCGACGATCAACGAAGTCCTCAGATACGAGAGTCCGGTGCGGGGCCTCACCCGCATCGCGGCGCGCGACACCGAGCTCGCAGGGGTGACGATCCCGCAGGGCGCCCGTGTGTGGGCCCTGTTCGCGTCCGCCAACCGCGACGAGCGGAAGTGGGAGCGCGCGGACGAGTTCGACTTCCGCCGCAATCCGGTCGACCACCTCGGCTTCGGATACGGCCCGCACAGCTGCGTCGGTCAGGGCGTCGCCCGCCTCGAGCTGCACGCCCTGATCCACGCGCTTCTCGAGTCCGTCGAGCGCATCGAGTTCACCGGCGATCCGGTGATCGCGGAGAACACGATCCTGAACACGCACGCCGAGATCCCCGTCCGACTCGTGGCGAGGAAGGCGGCCTAG
- a CDS encoding RICIN domain-containing protein, with protein MRSARTARPVTAAGGGGHCKIINKNSGMALGIQNMSTASGAQALQWDDNGTADHLWRIATADGSTPFAS; from the coding sequence GTGCGGTCGGCACGAACAGCTCGGCCGGTCACGGCCGCGGGGGGCGGCGGTCACTGCAAGATCATCAACAAGAACAGCGGCATGGCGCTCGGCATCCAGAACATGTCCACCGCATCCGGGGCCCAGGCCCTGCAGTGGGACGACAACGGCACCGCCGACCATCTGTGGCGCATCGCCACGGCCGACGGATCCACACCGTTCGCCTCCTGA
- a CDS encoding glycoside hydrolase family 32 protein, whose translation MSTPPRDPHFPVAHLRPPRNWLNDPNGLTFHDGHYHVSYQYNPYGATHANLNWGHFRSPDLLSWEPLPIALAPTPGGVDADGCFSGNAVSDGDRLVAFYSAHREDRSFQHQPVTCAVSHDGGRTFHPRGDLVIPEWPEGCTMYRDPYVWQDGDGWRMLVGAALADGRAAALLYDSPDLENWTYRGPFTTRHPQPIGGTEQLSGEGWECPQYLPAAGGRGALIFGAWTEPTGPMSVAALIGEEHDGHFKAGPPVWVDHGPDCYAPALLRAPAGRWLLWGWSWEARDEAWAVADGWAGVLTLPREIHVDDDGTLRQQPAAELLALRGEYTVHAEGATHGPEPVELGSVGRAFDLTARLEPTGNAGLRLLTTPDGSEYLDIRLDPDAGELVVDRYHASLDTRARGGSYRMPCPAGRPVDLRVVVDHSIAEVFLPSTGQVLTLRFYPTGQGAWRLQARTAPGTRLRYAVDAWELHPLVIKVPTAGATEQY comes from the coding sequence GTGTCCACCCCACCCCGCGATCCGCACTTTCCGGTCGCGCACCTGCGCCCGCCCCGCAACTGGCTCAACGACCCGAACGGGCTGACTTTCCACGACGGCCACTACCACGTCTCCTACCAGTACAACCCGTACGGAGCGACCCACGCGAACCTGAACTGGGGCCACTTCCGCAGCCCCGACCTGCTGAGCTGGGAGCCGCTGCCGATCGCCCTGGCCCCGACCCCCGGTGGCGTGGACGCCGACGGCTGCTTCTCCGGCAACGCCGTCTCCGACGGCGACCGGCTGGTCGCCTTCTACTCCGCACACCGCGAGGACCGCTCGTTCCAGCACCAGCCGGTCACCTGCGCCGTCTCCCACGACGGCGGCCGCACCTTCCATCCGCGCGGGGATCTGGTCATCCCCGAGTGGCCCGAGGGCTGCACCATGTACCGCGACCCGTACGTCTGGCAGGACGGCGACGGCTGGCGGATGCTGGTCGGCGCCGCCCTCGCGGACGGCCGCGCCGCCGCCCTCCTGTACGACTCGCCCGACCTGGAGAACTGGACCTACCGAGGGCCCTTCACAACCCGCCACCCGCAGCCCATCGGTGGCACCGAGCAACTCAGCGGCGAGGGCTGGGAATGCCCCCAGTACCTCCCCGCGGCCGGCGGGCGCGGCGCCCTCATTTTCGGCGCATGGACCGAACCCACCGGCCCCATGAGCGTCGCAGCCCTGATCGGCGAAGAGCACGACGGCCACTTCAAGGCCGGCCCACCGGTGTGGGTGGACCACGGTCCCGACTGCTACGCACCCGCCCTGCTGCGTGCACCCGCCGGCCGGTGGCTGCTGTGGGGCTGGTCATGGGAAGCCCGCGACGAAGCCTGGGCCGTCGCGGACGGATGGGCCGGCGTCCTCACCCTGCCCCGCGAGATCCATGTCGACGACGACGGCACGCTGCGCCAGCAGCCCGCGGCCGAACTGCTCGCCCTGCGCGGCGAGTACACCGTGCATGCCGAGGGTGCGACCCATGGCCCGGAGCCGGTGGAACTGGGCAGCGTGGGACGCGCCTTCGACCTGACAGCTCGTCTGGAGCCGACCGGAAACGCCGGCCTGCGGCTGCTCACCACCCCGGACGGATCCGAGTACCTCGACATCCGCCTCGATCCGGACGCGGGCGAACTGGTCGTCGACCGCTATCACGCCTCACTGGACACCCGTGCCCGCGGCGGCTCCTACCGGATGCCCTGCCCCGCCGGCCGGCCCGTCGACCTGCGCGTGGTCGTCGACCACTCCATCGCCGAGGTCTTCCTGCCCTCCACCGGCCAGGTCCTCACACTGCGCTTCTACCCGACAGGGCAGGGCGCGTGGCGACTTCAGGCCCGCACCGCACCGGGCACGCGCCTGCGCTACGCGGTCGACGCGTGGGAGCTGCACCCGCTCGTGATCAAGGTGCCGACCGCCGGCGCCACAGAGCAGTACTGA